In Ahaetulla prasina isolate Xishuangbanna chromosome 6, ASM2864084v1, whole genome shotgun sequence, a single window of DNA contains:
- the LOC131201305 gene encoding metal transporter CNNM1-like — translation MVGQAAAALGRGLERRNAGCWGRSRGAVLLLFFSLSPRPPGGAAWLLGLRPEDTAPGLVWLEGGALRAAEGSRFLLRLYFQPPAEGSAASNGSSASEEVERRVVFVEEPAKVERCPERSAWASDVEVLGPLLPGGSAGSALAEVRVREPRKGEAGAGPEGRRFGLCAWDGRAWQLHGAPGGFVLQVEAPAAGSAAWLIPLPTAGWLRALGALILLALSALFSGLRLAVLSLDPMELRVLRNSGSAAERDQARKVEAARGRGGSGTYLLCTLLLGQAGANATLAGWLCAALQASQ, via the coding sequence ATGGTGGGGCAGGCGGCAGCAGCCTTGGGCCGAGGGCTGGAGCGCAGGAACGCCGGCTGTTGGGGTCGGAGCCGAGGCGCGGTtctgcttctcttcttctccctgtCGCCCAGGCCCCCTGGCGGAGCGGCGTGGCTACTGGGGCTGCGGCCAGAGGATACGGCGCCTGGGCTCGTGTGGCTCGAAGGGGGGGCGCTGCGGGCGGCTGAGGGTTCCCGCTTCTTGTTGCGCCTCTACTTCCAGCCGCCGGCCGAAGGGAGCGCCGCCAGTAACGGCAGCAGCGCGAGCGAGGAGGTCGAGCGCCGCGTCGTCTTCGTGGAGGAGCCAGCCAAGGTGGAGCGCTGCCCCGAACGCAGCGCCTGGGCCTCGGACGTGGAAGTGCTGGGCCCGCTTTTGCCCGGAGGCTCGGCCGGCTCGGCTTTAGCCGAGGTGAGAGTGCGGGAACCGCGAAAGGGTGAGGCCGGCGCCGGGCCTGAAGGGCGTCGGTTCGGGCTCTGCGCTTGGGATGGACGAGCCTGGCAACTGCACGGCGCGCCGGGGGGCTTCGTGCTGCAAGTGGAAGCGCCGGCTGCGGGCTCGGCCGCGTGGCTGATCCCGTTGCCCACCGCCGGCTGGTTGCGGGCTCTGGGCGCGCTAATCCTGCTAGCTCTGTCGGCGCTGTTCAGTGGCCTCCGCTTGGCCGTGCTGTCCCTCGATCCGATGGAGCTGCGGGTACTGCGCAACAGTGGCTCGGCTGCAGAGAGGGACCAGGCGCGCAAGGTGGAGGCTGCGCGCGGCCGAGGCGGAAGCGGCACTTACCTACTGTGCACTCTGTTGCTCGGACAGGCGGGTGCCAACGCCACGCTGGCGGGCTGGTTATGCGCTGCCCTGCAAgccagtcagtaa